The following are encoded together in the Arvicanthis niloticus isolate mArvNil1 chromosome 9, mArvNil1.pat.X, whole genome shotgun sequence genome:
- the Tnfrsf1a gene encoding tumor necrosis factor receptor superfamily member 1A yields MGRPTVPGLLLSLVLLALLVGIHLSGVTGLVPSLGDREKRDSLCPQGKYAHPKNNSICCTKCHKGTYLVSDCPLPGRETVCRECDKGTFTASQNHVRQCLSCKTCRKEMFQVEISPCRADKDTVCGCKENQFQRYLSETHFQCVDCSPCFNGTVTIPCKENQNTVCNCHAGFFLSGNECVSCSHCKKNQECMKLCLPPVANVTTPQDTGTAVLLPLVIFLGLCLLSFIFITLMCRYPRWIPNACSIICRDSAPVKEMEVEGVVTKPLTQAPPPAFSPTPSFNPTLNFSSTPGFSPPVSSTPASPIFGPSNWHNFMLPVKEVVPTQGADPLLYGPFNSVPVTTPSQKWEDSAHPPHPDTADLTTLYAVVDEVPPERWREFMRFLGLSEHEIKRLEMQNNGICLREAQYSMLEAWRRCTPRHEATLDVVGRVLCKMNLNGCLENIREALKRSANSSTTVLPG; encoded by the exons ATGGGTCGCCCCACCGTGCCTGGCCTCCTGCTGTCACTG GTGCTCCTGGCTCTGCTGGTGGGGATACACCTGTCAGGGGTCACTGGACTGGTCCCTTCTCTTGGTGACCGGGAGAAGAGGGATAGTTTGTGTCCCCAGGGAAAGTATGCCCATCCTAAGAATAATTCCATCTGTTGCACCAAATGCCACAAAG GAACGTACTTGGTGAGTGACTGTCCACTGCCAGGGCGGGAAACAGTCTGCAGGGAGTGTGACAAAGGCACCTTTACGGCTTCCCAGAACCATGTCAGACAGTGTCTCAGTTGCAAGACATGTCGGAAAG AAATGTTCCAGGTGGAGATTTCTCCTTGCAGAGCTGACAAGGACACGGTGTGTGGCTGTAAGGAGAACCAGTTCCAGCGCTACCTGAGTGAGACGCACTTCCAGTGCGTGGACTGCAGCCCCTGCTTCAATGGCACCGTGACAATCCCCT GTAAAGAGAATCAGAACACCGTGTGTAACTGCCATGCAGGATTCTTTCTAAGCGGAAATGAGTGTGTCTCTTGCAGCCA CTGCAAGAAAAATCAGGAGTGTATGAAGTTGTGCCTACCTCCAGTTGCAAATGTCACAACCCCCCAGGACACAG GTACTGCGGTGCTGTTGCCCCTGGTTATTTTCCTAGGTCTTTGCCTTTTATCCTTCATCTTCATCACTTTAATGTGCAGATATCCCCGGTGGATACCCAACGCCTGCTCCATCA tttgtaGGGATTCAGCGCCTGTCAAAGAG ATGGAGGTCGAAGGAGTTGTTACTAAGCCCCTAACtcaagcccctcccccagccttcagccccacccccagcttcaaCCCCACTCTGAACTTCAGCTCAACCCCAGGATttagtcctcctgtctccagtaCCCCCGCCAGCCCCATCTTCGGTCCTAGTAACTGGCACAACTTTATGCTACCTGTAAAAGAGGTGGTCCCAACCCAGGGTGCTGACCCTCTCCTCTATGGACCATTCAACTCCGTGCCAGTCACCACTCCTTCTCAGAAATGGGAAGACTCCGCCCACCCACCACATCCTGACA CTGCAGACCTTACGACGCTATATGCTGTGGTGGATGAAGTGCCTCCGGAGCGCTGGAGGGAGTTCATGCGGTTCCTGGGGCTGAGCGAACACGAGATCAAGCGGCTGGAGATGCAGAACAACGGGATCTGCCTGCGCGAGGCTCAGTACAGCATGCTGGAAGCCTGGCGGCGGTGTACGCCGCGACACGAGGCCACGCTAGACGTAGTGGGCCGCGTGCTTTGCAAAATGAACCTGAATGGGTGCCTAGAGAATATCCGTGAGGCTCTGAAAAGATCCGCCAACTCGTCTACGACCGTCCTCCCGGGATAA